A section of the Pochonia chlamydosporia 170 chromosome 2, whole genome shotgun sequence genome encodes:
- a CDS encoding outer mitochondrial membrane protein porin (similar to Cordyceps militaris CM01 XP_006665733.1) has translation MSVPAFSDIAKPANDLLNKDFYHLSATTFEFKDTAPNGVAFKVTGKSSHEKATSAAIEGKYTDKPSGLTLTQTWNTANALDTKLEVNDTLAKGLKLEGLFNFLPATAGKGAKFNLFFKQPGFHGRAFFDLLKGPIANVDAVVGHEGFLAGASAGYDVNKAAVTAYSAAVGYAAPQYSAAITATDNLSVFAASYYHKVNSQVEAGAKATWNSKTGNTVGLEVASKYRIDPVSFAKVKINDRGIAALAYNVLLREGVTLGLGGSFDTQKLDQATHKLGASFTFEG, from the exons ATGTCTGTTCCCGCCTTCTCCGATATTGCCAAGCCGGCCAACGAC CTTCTCAACAAGGACTTCTACCACCTGTCCGCCACCACCTTCGAGTTCAAGGACACTGCCCCCAATGGCGTCGCTTTCAAGGTGACTGGCAAGTCCAGCCACGAGAAGGCCACCTCTGCTGCT ATTGAGGGAAAATACACCGACAAGCCTTCTG GCCTCACCTTGACCCAGACCTGGAACACTGCCAACGCCCTCGACACCAAGCTCGAGGTTAACGACACCCTCGCCAAGGGCCTCAAGCTCGAGGGtctcttcaacttcctgCCCGCCACCGCTGGCAAGggcgccaagttcaacctcttcttcaagcagCCCGGTTTCCACGGCCGTGCTTTCTTCGACCTGCTCAAGGGCCCAATCGCCAACGTCGATGCCGTTGTCGGTCACGAGGGTTTCCTCGCCGGTGCCTCTGCTGGCTACGACGTCAACAAGGCCGCCGTCACTGCCTACTCCGCCGCTGTCGGCTACGCTGCTCCCCAGTACAGCGCTGCCATCACTGCCACCGACAACCTGAGCGTCTTTGCCGCTTCTTACTACCACAAGGTCAACAGCCAGGTCGAGGCTGGTGCCAAGGCTACCTGGAACTCCAAGACCGGCAACACTGTCGGCCTCGAGGTTGCCAGCAAGTACCGCATCGACCCCGTCTCCTTTGCCAAG GTCAAGATCAACGACCGCGGTATTGCCGCCCTTGCCTACAACGTCCTCCTCCGTGAGGGTGTCACCCTGGGT